The region AGTTGAGCTCTCCCCAACCATTTTATGTTTCCATCCGACCGCGCTTCTTTGCTCTCCGTTTATGTATATGCATTTTTGTATTTCTCTCCTTCGTAGGCGTTCGAAGccagccgcgcgcgcgcgctcaccgCCGTTATTACATCGTGTTTGCCTCTCGCTCCAAAGCACGCGCCGCTGAACATCAACCCCTCCCACCTCCTTGCTTTGTCTTTTGGCTTCGGTTTGTTGGCTCGGCTCGGCTAGCGGGCGGCACGACCGATGCAGACGACAACGATgcagacgacgacaacgatgcGGATGAAACCAGagcggcggtggcgcgcgctggaaacgatgctcccgaggaaaaaaaaacCGAACGGGCGGTCGACCTCGAATGCCAAGTCGATGCGCCGAACGCTCCTCGTCGTTTCGGAGGATGAGGTTCGAAAGGGGAGGGGAAGGGTCAGGCCAGCGGCGGCAGATTAGGCTCGCGTTTGCATGCATGAACGCACGGATGCAAACGTGCTCGCCCTGTATCGTTTGCGCGCGCCACAGCTATAGCCGACTCGCGACGGCCTTCGGAGAGGCAGGCCCGTCGGGAACAGGTGCTGCTGGGTCGTCGAGAAGCCGCTGCTTTGCGCTCGTATCAGCGAGCACGAGAATGGCGACGCGTGCTATACGTGCGAGCACTTGTCTGTGTCGCGCATTCGTTAGCGCTTTACCTGATTTTCTTGTTTAAACCTAACTTTATTATTTAGTTTTCCGAAAACGCCATTCGCTTACTTTACCAGCGGAGCATCGAGGGCTGGCTCGACGAGGACATTTATTTTACGAGCAGGCACGGGCGAGACGAGTAAATTTCTTCGTCGACCCACTTGATCGCCCTTTACACTTTTTTGGTATggtcattattattattctgaCGTACCGACTTCTTGTATTTGCTGCAGTGACTGTATTTCGTGGCGTAAGCACAGACGGCATTTCGCCTAAAATATGCTCAGTcttgttttggttttttttttttttcgttcttttcgaTGAAATGCGCTACGCTTTTGCAATGAAGTACATTGCCCGTTGGATGAAGAAGCGTGGGTGTGGGAAAGTACTTGAGCCCCGCCTGTACTCTGGGTCTGAAAAGCTTTAAACtattccttttccttttttttaagttCTCAAACTGATTCAATGAGGGCTCACTTTACAACGTCATTTGTTACACCTCAAAACAAGAGATAGAGAGAGTTGCTGACTTCGATAGGTTGAAGATGTTTGCCTAGCCCCGTGAACTGGCATCTTAACTCAAGCTGTTGGTGGAGAAATATAATACGCACATTGATCAACACAAGCAGCACACGGGTGCAGCCTCGGGCACGCACATGCGCACTAAGGCTATACACAAAGCCTCGATAAGGCCTGCGGACCTTAGAAAACCCAAAAAGCATCTCTTTAGTGCGCAGCGAGCTGGCGCGTGATGCTTCCCCACCCGGGCATAGAGAATGTGTTCACCGCGATTGCGCGACCTTCACAGGTTGTTTAGTCTAACAAGCAACGACAACGGCTGTAAACATAAGGGCTACGCCTCTGATTTCCACTAGTCAATACAACTGCTCGATGATGCGCAGTTGTAAAGGTAAAAGCGACGAGGAAAAAGTCCGTTTTTCCGAGGCCATATCGCAGTATTCTCAGGTCTGTTCCTTTAAACTCAGCGGGCGCGAAACCGGCGAATCGATCCCATTACGCCCCAAAGCGTTTCGCAAATTCCGCTCCTCTGTTCCTAGACCCTTTTGcggagaaatttttttttttttttttttgatccttTGCGCTGCTGCGTTCGTTGGTACGTCAGCGAAGCTTGATCGTCTATTCCTGCGTGCGTTTGTAGTGGAGAAAGAGGAATGCCACGTCTCTCCTGTCAAATCAAATCGAGCCACTAATCGACGATCAGCAGGCGGAAGGGAACCTGCTGACGACATTCGCCCAAAAGAaaaatatgagagagagagagagagagagagagagagagaaaggaagaaggcCAGCGACGGTAATTGCTGAGTTTACTGGGGCATTGCGGGTGCATATACTCTCATTTCTCCAAATAACAAAATAAAACGAAGCTTGAAACTCAGCAAGTGAGCTACGCGCGATGGAGTGCTTCGAAGCGACGACGGCTGGGCCGCGTACATAAGCCTGCGCGCTATGATTTATGGCGTCGCGAGTGGATTAATGATGCGTCGGCTTCTTGAGCGTGCGCGCGCCGAGTGAAAATCGCTCGAGAAACTTATACACCGCGAGCCGCGCTCCAAGCTCAACGCGACGACTGCCAACTGAATCCGTGAGCATTTGGCATACTCGagtgttcctttttcttttctttttttcctctgcaTTTTTTGTTACGCCTCGATCTCCTTCAAGCCTGATCATCATATCGCTCAAGCATCCGCGCTGGCAAACAAAAGTTGACTTGcccttcgtgattttgttgaagAAAACAAGGCATGCGGAGGAACTTGAGCATATAAATAATACAGCTCGCGTCGCTCAACCAAGTTGCGCACTTTCAGTAGCTTTCGACGTATACCATACCGATGTCTACATGCTGCAGGTTAATTCACAAAGCCATTCGTTCGTAAGCGCTCTCTGTCGTTGACCGGCCACGTTCGCTAGAtagatatgtccagcatcaggttGGAAACCAACCCCTATAACCACcactccagtgcagggtagcaaaccggaatctcgcctctggttaacctgcctgcctttcctctctctctctctctctctctctagcatcAGGATTgactggaatttgctcttacgaacagttctagcgtaaggtTTTAGTGTGGATACGAGCCCCGTTTCTGTCCTCCTACTATTCCATTTGTTTCTCTTTCAATGAGGAAACGTAGCCAACACGTTTTAGCTCTGATTGTGTTAGTCCAGCTTGAACACTGACTATATACTTCATTTGTGCACAGAAACGATTAAATATAACTTTGCCGTCGCCTAAACACGGACTCATAGTAAAACGAAGTACACTGCCGAGCTttcttcgtatatatatatatatatatatatatatatatatatatatatatatatacttttttctTTTCCCTGACTGCTTTACGTTCTGTCCAACGAAGAGAACTCAGTCCTCGTGGGTGCATGGATGACGTGGTGTGTGGTCTTCGACACGCGATCTTTCGAGCACGTGTTCCCTGAAGGGCCTGCAGAGAAATCAGGGAGGGAGTCGATCAGTTGATTACATTCCTCGGAGACATAGATTTGATCGACGTGTGGTGACGCACCATGTGTTATTAACATGACAACGCAAGAAATACTTAGGTGGAACAATTACCAGCCAAGCCCGCCTGGCCAACCTCACCTGATGCCACACTATACGACCGCGAGTATCTCTcgggtgcatttttttttttttttttgccgctcgACGTACGTATGACGAGTCTCGTATGGCCAGATGCACATTCAGCGATGACTCATGCCTTCGTTGACATCATTCACCGTAAACCTATTTCAGCCCCACAGCAAGACGAAGGTGATCTCCACCTACCAGTCCCCTTCATCAGTCGACCTGTATCTCATGCCTTCAAGTTTCTAACCTCACCACAGTCCCGTAATTTACTGTCGCCTTAAACTTTGACTCGACCCACCATGTCGAGTCGACCGATCTATTGCGTCTAACGAAGTAGGTAGATGAGGTGGTCACACGTTTAATGACACGCACTAACCAGAACGCTATAAATCAGGCTATAGGGTGGCAAAGCACGCTCGACAAAGTATGTCTGTGTGGTTCAGCGAAGAACGTTGGCAAAACGCTTGCGTTTGATTTTCTCGCCTAAACAACGGCGCCTCTAGTATCGCACCACCTCATCGGTGTGTATTGAGTGTCGCGCAAGGCTTTCAGTTGAGCCAATAGCTCCGCAACATTGTTAATCGGCAAAATAAATATGACTGGTACGAGACATATAATTAAATGCGAGGGTTGCCGAGACATACAAAGGCCTCGCAAGGAAGGCGAAATAGATCACCGAGTATACGTAAAGTTTTCATAGAAAGAGTGAAGAGCCATGTGGGCTGCGCTTGGCTTAGCGATGCCGCGTTAGCCAGGCGCCGAGCCAATAAGCTCGCAGAGCGAgcgaaaaaataagaaaaaaaaaaacaaaggaaggAAAAGAGAGAGATACCTTTTAACGGATTTCCTTGAAGTATGCACACAGGTTCTAAGAAGAGCGCCGTCTCCGTTTTGTTCTTTGTGAGCGtgtttccttttttctctctcttttcttttcgtTGTCTCGAGCAGATTTTGCCAATAATGCACACAGTGAACGAGCGAGAGCCAAAGTTCTGGCAAAAGTTACAGATAGCGCGCGAGAAAAATAAAGCGATTAACGCCGCGCATATGCGTGTGGGAATCTGTTGTAGGACGCATAAAAAAGAGGCTTTTTCAAGGATATCGTTGTACGGGCCGAAGAGAGACTAACGGAACGGGAgagacacaaaaaaagaaaaataaagagaacGGGGCCGGAGGGTTGACGCGACGGCGTTTCGCCTTATGGAGAGAATAATGGACCCAGCCGTCGCGAGACCGTAGGAAAGATGGCCttgagtgtatatatatacataaccatACACAGCATATATAGAAGCCGCGCGTAGTGTGGGCGCCAAAGTCGAGAGCAAGACGACGAACCTCTCTCGGGCGACCGCTATATGGGATGCGGGATGCACACTTGAATTCCGGACACGTTTCTTGGTCGCCACGAACCGTATGGGAGCTGGAGTGAACGGATGCGAGAAGGCGAGTCAGTCGAGGCTGAGGACAACGGGGAAGAGAAGGCGACCCAGAAGCTCTATAACGCGCCCGGATGTATGAGCGAAAGACAAaacgacaagaaagaaagaacgaatgtATGGCACGGTAAGTGTCGCGGAGACCTGACCGCAAAGACGGCGGCATCGGGGGAGTGAAAAAAACGTGGCGCCGTGAAAAACGGGCAAAAATAATTTTATCGAGTACGCAAAAAAAGCGGTCCGGTTATATCGCCGCCAGCAAGTTCCGCAAAAGAGCCGCGCTTGGAAGTCGAAGAGGCACTCCGGACTAAAACTCGCAGAAAGTGATAAGAAAGAGAAGAGGAAGGAAGCAAGTAAATGCCTCGAGATATAAATGGAACTGTTATCGAGTTTAACCGACGAGTGAGTATACTATATAACGGCCGAAGCTagcgaaagaaacaaagaaacgaaGACGGAAGGATTGAGATCGAGATACTGCGGGGAAGTCGGAAAGTCTGCACGTCTCAAGGAAAGCATGCAGCTAGCGGCGGCATCAGCTTCTTCATCCGAAATTTACGGGAAGCAAAAGGGGTAACAAACGTAACGTCTATATAGGAAAGAGGAATGCAGCTTCTTACTTTGACGCCGCGTATACCGGTAAATATAACCGCCAGAGGTCGCGAGAGGTCGGCACTTAGAAACAAAGAAACGCGGAAAGAAACCCGAAGATGCAATACGGAGGGGACGAGTCGGCGCACAAGAAGCCAGCGGtccctgtggtggtggtggtgcgaaGACCCAGaataagggggagggggggggggggggggcgcaccgCGGTCTGCACGTATCAGCTCAGACTGCACCGCTATCTGTCCCTGCGCCCGCGGCGAGGTTCAGTGACCTGGACCGGCGACTCGGAGCAggaagccggggggggggggggggggggggggggggcatgcctGCCTGAGCCCGTGAAGGCCAAGGGGTGAATCGGGACAGGAAATAAAGATGTGTGGGTTTTCGTGTGTGTGTTTGGTGAGCGTGCCAGCTATGGGCTGCATGGGTGGACGAAAGGGCCGAACCGAGCGAACCAGAGTTGATAAGGCGATAGCGGCGGCGACGCGGGGTCAGCTAGCCGAGAGCTGTGCGAAGCTGACGATCCGTGTAGACCGCCCCATTGGCGCCTGCTGGAATGTGCGCGGGCGTTGGCATCCGAGTGTATAAGGTTTCGCAGACGATACAAAGTATTTAATGTGTAACGCGGCGCCGGCTGGGGGGCCCCAACGCAACGATTGAAGCAATGGGATCGCCGAGAACTATACGGATTCGGCAGTGTCCGCATTGATGTTTCCTCTTTTTCGTATACGCATTTGCGTGCGCGATGCGTCTTCATTTGTCGAGCAAGCACGGAAGAAAGCTTAGACCGAATATAGCTTTTTTTGTCGCCACGTTTGTGTCGCAAGAAGTAATCGCGGTATACGGGCGTTTCTCGAGCACTATGTCTTAGAGAGCGGGGTATGCACAGTGTGTAGGTACATTGCAGTTTCGTGGACGGAGATTATACCAAACTCTTAGAGTATATATGAGAACATATGTGAAATTGGGGAAGCTGAAGGCTTCAACTAATATACTTTGGCAAAATGAGTGCTCAGTGCAAAAACATTTGGCCTTAGTTTAACGAGGATGTATACCATTCGAGGTGTACGAGTACGTGTCGTGATCACAGAAGTTTTCGGGTTTTCGTTTCGTAGCGCAACGACAAAGTGCCGCACTGTTTTCAGAGGGGAGCAGGCATGTGGTCTTCATTCATTACTTTATGCCGCATAGTATCAAGCTGTCAACGGCCTCTTTATTGAATCCTGGAGAGATTTGCCTGGCGGCACGCTGTATAAGCATGCTTCTCCAGATAGAAATGACGACAAACGAAACGGTATATACGCACAATTCACGTCACAGACACACAGCATAAACAAAACACACCGCAACACGCTATATACGTACAAACTAATTAATGTTCTCGTTGAGGCCAGCAGTATCTCCTGAAAAGGTCGAAAGCGCCTTTGTTGACGTTACTGATTTACTGTCACTAACGCCATCGGAAGTGGCCAGTGCACGTTTTATTGACTCTGCGCTCGTTTCGCACGAGCAGAGACTGCAGGCGCGGCCTATATGTAAACTTTCTGCGTGCTTTGTTTCCGCTGTTCGTACACCACGAGCTTTCATCTTGCCTATTCAAGCTAAATCCTCGGTGCCGCAACGTTGTTATTGCTTTCCCCGTACAATTCGCCTCACAGTTATTGACCCTCTTTTATACGCCAAGTATACATAATTCATTTGTACGCACAGGCCGCCCTTTTATCTCCCAGCCATTTAAACACGCGCTTTAATTCGGGGCAAGCGAGCGAAGCAAATGAGCTAGCTTTTATTTGAACGATCCTCGGAGCAAACAGTGAAATGAACACGAACCGGACTTTGGTAGCAGGAACGATAAAAAAAACACGTCCGCATAATCTCATTTGAAAGTCGACCATCTCAGTCTGCAGTGGAATGTATGGTGTGTTCTTCGCTCGGTTCACGCGCAAGATATATAAGCCAAGCTTATATAGTGCAAGACGCGTAAAAATGAGCACGTTTTGGGGCGATCTTAACAACGAGTGAGCGTAGACTTTTAGCAAATCCCACTTCCTCGTAACTCTCGAAGCAGTTGCCATTTCTCTTTCCTATAACTTGCCACGTGTCCGACCAACATAAGCTTCTCGGATTTCTGAATTCGTTCGGGTTCGGTATGTGTGTGTGGAAGGTTCGTACTCTTTTAAATGAAGCATCTCATATGTAATAGAATTCGAGAGCTTAGATTAATTTTCATTTGGCTCGGAGGTCGGAAGATTCCAACGTGCGACAGTTGTATCGGTCCATGCAACCGATGCTGCAGTGGGCGCCAAAATCGGGGCTAACGTGAGGCTGTAGCGCGCTTCGCGCGAGCTTCTGTGTACTGATATATTTTAGAAAACGTGAAGCGCACGCGCTCACAACTAAATGAATTATACAAATGCGCCGTGCACAACAAATGCGTCAAGTTAGGATGTATAACTTACGATGAACACACTCATATACACCAAGTAATTTTGCGATATATGAAGCTGTGTGAATGATTCTTGAGGATGGAGGAGAGTTTGAGGAATATGCGTCTTGGGCTATAACTTTTCTTTTCGTAAAGAAGAAGAATAAACGTTTAGCGGTTGAGTATGTTCGCTATATTTACGCCACCTTACTTGTTCGACCAGCGAATACAGCGGCCATCTCTTTGGACCTTCGCTTCTGCATTCACGGCGGCGTCGCCACAATTTTCCTGACGCGAATCTTCGCAGCTTCTGTGCAGTCGGTATCGTAAATCGGAGCGCAGTCAATACGCGTTTGGcgcagcagtatttttttttttttgacacgtgAAATATCAGGACCCAGGGAAAGCCTTCGCAAAGACTATCTGGCCAATGGGCCATCGCCGCGGCATTTGCCTCGTTATCGTGCCAGGTCGTTATCGCGAGTGAAGACCATAGTTCTCAAGGGTATGGTCATTCTTACGATCAAGACTCGTCgacttcctaaaaaaaaaacaaaaaaaaggaaaaactccCACGCCACTTTCCTCGAAGCCATCTGGGGCGCCCCACGAACATCTCTGGAATACATACTGACAGCCCTGAACGGTCGCGCTGCCGTCATAACCAAAATGCGCGCGCGTTGAAATTCTCACCTCATCCATAGGaccgacaccaccaccaccacgcacACGAGCCAACGTCTTCCAGGCTGCAGCGCATATACCAATTTGCGTGCCCGCGCGTGCACTGTCTAAACACCTCGCGCGTGTACAATATATGGCTGCCGcaaacaacagcagcagcgggTCAGTGAGGCCAGCAATCCATCGGCCGGTGGCGAACCGGACAAGGCGATTCCGGCGAAGCAGGGTTTGTAGTCGGGAGCGCCTCCCGCGCCGCTCCTCAAAAGACGCACCGCGGCTCGGCAGCGCAATGCGGACGCACGAAGCGCGGCCGCCCACACTAATTCTATTTAAAAGGGACGCGCCTCTGACTTCCACCATTacaggcgccgccaacaccgccACCACGGCCACCTCCACCACCGGGGCCCAGTGCAATATGCGTGctcgcgtgcgtgcgtgagtaCGTACGCGTCTTGTAGCCGGCGAGAGAAGGCAGCGCGGCACGGCCGGAAGTGGTCATGTGTGGCTCGGGTccaaggccccccccccccccccccccccgcaaattAATTCTCGCCGTTCTCGACCTGGCGTTAACGCCCCTGTGCCTCCAGAGGGAGAGGGACCCCTTCCTTGACCTcccctgccgccgccgccgccgccgccttttTTTCGCGGAGTTGCGAAGACGCTGTGATGGGCCGCGCGATTTGGGACTCGGTATACTGGAAGGTGTTCGAGCGCGCGCGATGCTGCGAGTCTGTATGCGTAGCGCAATCTCCTCTGCTCTCGGCTTTTTCGCGCTGCATACCTGACCGCCTTGCGTTTTGCAAGCTCTCCCTCTCTGAAGTACACACAAGGCGCGCACGCCCCTTGGCTGGAACGCCGCAAATGAGTGTCGCTCTTCCAAGCTTTGTCTGCTTATTGTGCGCGTCTTGTTCGCCTCGGTGAGCAGCACTCATTTGCATGCAGCGAAGCGCGAGCTGCGCTACGCGAACAGGTCGGAGAGTGCAAACCACGGGACAGTGGGTTTAAAGGTTACTCTAAATTTAGTTCGATGGAATATAGTCGTAGCACGAATGTTCGCGTTCGTATTGTCGAACTGCGAGTCGGTAGCTCATAGATGGCTACACATCGAGAGCTCGTGTTCAGAGAGAATGAACGTTAATGAAAAGAAATAATTCCGTTAACTCGAGTACTTAACAGGGCGCACGGCAATCGCAACAGCGTGCACATCACTTGCGGCGGCTATGCCGGAATTAGAGAAACGGTTCTTAGTATAACGAAAAACTTAGTCGGTTCCCGGGCCCGTGTTCACAAAGATGTTCTTAAGCTGTAATTATTGGTACGAGCAACTGCGCTTGTCCAATTGTGATATCGGTCTTATTAGCGAAGATGGACAGCCAATTACAAACATCGCCTAAATGCGTATACGTCGGGGTGAATGCGCAGCCGGTCACGATGCAGTATTTCGAAATGGTTGTTAGCCGGGCTTGTTGCTATAGTGTTAATTGGCTGGAATTTCGGCGCGGCCATCGTAAAATGCTGAATTCCACGTGTCGACGCCGGGTCACGCTATAGTGGACGCCAAAAAGCGACGGCGTCTGTTTATTTAAGAGCGAGTTTCGCCAACGCACGAGGTTCGAAAACCTAAAAGATTGCGCTTCGTCTTCGCACACACAACACGCGAGCTGTCACGTATTTTGTTTTTTACCTCGCGGAAAAGTTTTTGTGGCGCACGTAATCAGTCAGTTCTTCGCTAAAGATAAACAATGGAGTGTATGCGCTCGTTTTGCTTGTTCACAATCTGCTTGATCGGGaccaatttatttattcatttatttacatgCAAGGTATGTACAAGGTGTCTGCTATCTTTATATTTTAAAGCCGTAAGCAGGATTGGGCAGCGAGGCAATGTCCCTCCGAATAAACGAGCGACGGCTCAGAACGCGCAATTGAGAACAAAATTCAAAATTTGAGCAGACATATGAGAAAACCGTACTAGACGCGAACTTAACGACCCAAAGCACCTTCCATCGGCTATAGGAAAAATTTCCGCTCCCGTTTGAATGCCACCGGCGTGACCGGGCATCGAAACCACGTTCTCGAGCTCGCCAGCAGAACGCCACCTGGTCGCAGTAGCACCGCGGCAGGTCAGTCAGATTGAACCCGTAATCGAACCCCGATATATCGAAccaacatataacgaattattgcgtacaacgaacagcagtaaaatccacTTGAAAATGGTTGTATAAAATGTTTactttatatatcgaattacctatataaagAACTGTttttgcgatccccttcagattcgatatatccgggtttgactgtactttACTACCTGATAgcagggagggagagggggcggGCAAGTAGGAAAACTTTCGGGAATGGAGTTCAAGTACGGTCCAAGAAGTTAGTCCCGGGCAAAGGAGTTACCGTAGCATTCCGTACGCTCCGCGAGCGTACGTGAACGAGAGATGGTCACGCCACGTGCACGCGAGACTCGCCGCCCTTTGTTTACGGCGCCAAAAGTTTCACTAAAGAACTCGCGTGCTCCGAGCTGTAATAGTAAGATGGCGTGCACCAAAAGCGCGCGTGCCTCCCGCGAAATAGGTGCGCGGGCAAAAAATAATCCCCGAAAAATAGAACATTATCGTGCgtggttttcttttcttcctgtttcttcattattcttcgtcttcttctcctATTCCTGGCCACGTAAAATATGGCGTGAAGGTATACGCATTCGAAAATTGACATCACATGGCGTGCGACTGCATCGAGGTCGAAGAGAAAGAGATGAAGCAGTGGCCTCCATGCTTGAAGCAAGGGACTTTTgagccaacaacaacaaaacttACACCTTTGCTGTTGTGGGTTTGGGTTCGCACCATCGAACATATGTGCGTCATGCGGGGATGTAGAGTAATTGGATCATTTCCTTCTCTTTTGCCGGATATTGCTAAGCATACGCATTTCCTAAAGAAAGACGTATACTTGGGGCATCACCTTTCACGCATTGGCCTTAATCTCTCTGCAATTGATATGTTGTCGTTTCGTGCGCATGGCTACATCGTTGGTATACAGGGAGGCTAACATATATGTTAATCACCCTCTTCCTCAATATCTACGTGCATTAAtttgcgttttcttttctttttattttatccCTGGCGGTTTCCTCAAAAATCGGCGCGTTCACTTTTCAATTTTTGTTGCATTTAATAATATATGTATTGGTAATGCATAGCATTAAGTTAGCGGAAAGAAAGGCATTAATGCTCATTGTTTCCATTGCGAACCTTGGCCAATCGCAGCCTTGGCTCGTGGGTTTACGCGTCATTAGTGATCAGGACGGTTTCCTGGCTAAATTCTTAAATGTTTGTgttattttacttttcttttaaTCTGGTCAATATTCATTActggtggtttttttttttagatttgaCTAATTATATTGAATCAAGCAAACAGAGCACTCCTATCATTTCTGAAGGCGACTAATCTACACTCCCGATTACAGCCTACCATGACGCTCAGTTTCTTTGTGCTAATTCGTGGACCGCTTTCCGAACCTTAACTTCCGCCCAATCATTGTGGGACGCATATGCATGTTTTATTCTTGTGTTGTTCTCTATCCCCCATCCTTCTTTTattattctctctctccctcttaaCCTTAAGTTATCCTGTTCTTTGCTCACTATATATGTGTgcaaacataataataataataataataataataataataataataataataataataataataataataataataataataataataataatctcgCCCGCTCATACGATTATTGGCCAATCCTCcacagtgggtatgagccattcatacagacaaaccaaccaaccaaccagccGAGCAACCATGTAAAAGGCAACAGCAACAAGCAAGGAACATGTTTTCTCGGCCAAGCCACAAGGCGGACGCCGACATAGCCTCCGAGGAGACGTCGAGTAGCGCGGAACATCTGCCTGCCGACGTTCCCAAGCCTTCGACGTCGAAGTTGCCGCTCCCGCTGCGGATCATATGCCGCTTCCACGGCTTCCTGAGCTCGCGGCTGTACGCGGACACCGTCGTGGGCAGATCCGTCGCCGAGCTGGAAGGTGTGTGCAACATCAGGAGGGAGTTCATGCTCTACATCTTGCTGGTACTGCTCCTCCTGTCCTTCCTGATCGGCGTGTTTGGGCGCCACATGAGCAACGTCATCTGCGTCCCGTATCCAGCCATAGTCTCCATCATCTCCGTGGACAGTAACGTCCGCCAGCGTTACGTCAAGTGGATAACCTACTGGATGGTCTTCGGCCTCGTCAACCTCGGCGACATGGCGTGCCCGTTGGTGAGCGGCATCGTGCCCCAGTATCATCTGTGGCGGACACTCTTTCTGGCCTGGTGTTTCTGCCCGTACAAGTGGAATGGTTGCAAGCTGATTCGGGAGAGCCTCTACACCGGCAAGAACTTGAGGATTGCGAGAGTCGTTGCCTACGTGTTCTACGAAGGCGCCAGGGTGTTGACGGCTCGGTGACCGCGTCTGCGAAATGTGTAGCCAGTTCTGAAGCTTATGGATTACAAAGAAGACATCACACAtacgagaaaagaaaaacaataaaggGGCAACTTCTTCTTCTCCGCGCTGGTGCAAACGCTTCTGTGTCCAAGTGtagttcttctttttcttcaaggGGAATGCCAATTTAACGTCCTCTGGAGCAGCCACATTGTTCGCATCGTCATATTAATTTTACCATTGTTATTGTGGTTGGCGTTGTTAAACAAATTATCAACACATTCCTCATCTACTTTTTTTCGACATTCCTTCAATTCGTGCTTAAGTTTCCATACAGAAGGACAAACATCGTATATGCTGAGTATACGCCGTCTACTGTTTAACCGCTTATGGACGTCTTCGTAAACATGAAAATATCACATTGAGCCTTGCAAAGGCGTATAACCGCTGGGACAGTAAAAAATGAGTTCCGAGCCGAAAAATACCACTTAGGCATGCTGTTGCTTTTTCATttgtctttttatt is a window of Dermacentor silvarum isolate Dsil-2018 chromosome 4, BIME_Dsil_1.4, whole genome shotgun sequence DNA encoding:
- the LOC125944758 gene encoding receptor expression-enhancing protein 5-like, with translation MFSRPSHKADADIASEETSSSAEHLPADVPKPSTSKLPLPLRIICRFHGFLSSRLYADTVVGRSVAELEGVCNIRREFMLYILLVLLLLSFLIGVFGRHMSNVICVPYPAIVSIISVDSNVRQRYVKWITYWMVFGLVNLGDMACPLVSGIVPQYHLWRTLFLAWCFCPYKWNGCKLIRESLYTGKNLRIARVVAYVFYEGARVLTAR